The following proteins are co-located in the Sporosarcina pasteurii genome:
- the nosD gene encoding nitrous oxide reductase family maturation protein NosD produces the protein MKKRLLMLTLVICSFLFASVASAKEEALLQQLIEEVPTGGTLELEGKPYTGNIVISKPITVIGKEGTSIEGDGTGNVIEIRSDGVTLDTLAISGSGMSRSSQEEHSGVRVMANDAILTNLTITNSFHGIFLNKSKNTRMSNITVVGHGADQLGTQGNGIHIMRSSENYIDNSYLEKTRDGIYVEYSHNNFIDNNTMTDTRYGLHYMYSNYNSFKENDFIKNVGGAAIMHSDHIHLENNKFSFNQGSRSFGLLIQTSRDIHVLNNEFHLNQRGLYLEQSTSNRIEGNDFFQNEIGIELWTSSTSHVFIKNQFNNNKVHALTVGGESNNDWFENGVGNYWNMPLLDLNQNGIGDDPLEYSSSLSELVEENELAYLFLSSPAITIYEKANDLLTHQKVMAFDKYPIMSERKPINMTGVGVGIILVSAVVYVYRRRALR, from the coding sequence ATGAAAAAACGATTGCTCATGTTAACTTTAGTCATTTGTAGCTTCCTGTTTGCAAGTGTTGCAAGTGCTAAGGAAGAGGCTTTATTGCAACAATTAATTGAAGAAGTGCCGACCGGTGGTACTCTTGAGCTGGAAGGTAAACCGTATACAGGCAATATTGTAATATCAAAACCGATTACTGTCATTGGTAAAGAAGGAACATCCATTGAAGGTGATGGAACGGGAAATGTCATTGAGATTAGAAGTGATGGGGTTACCCTTGATACGTTGGCGATTTCAGGAAGTGGCATGAGTAGAAGTTCTCAAGAAGAACACTCTGGCGTTAGGGTGATGGCAAACGATGCGATTTTAACAAACTTAACAATTACGAATAGTTTCCACGGTATCTTTCTAAATAAATCCAAAAACACAAGAATGTCTAATATCACTGTCGTTGGTCACGGGGCTGATCAGCTTGGCACGCAAGGAAATGGCATTCATATTATGCGTTCTAGTGAAAACTATATTGATAATAGTTACTTAGAGAAAACACGTGATGGAATCTACGTGGAGTACTCGCATAATAACTTCATTGATAATAATACGATGACGGATACGAGATACGGCCTTCATTATATGTATTCTAACTATAACTCTTTTAAGGAAAATGATTTTATCAAAAATGTCGGCGGTGCAGCCATTATGCATTCCGACCATATTCATTTGGAAAACAATAAGTTCTCGTTTAACCAAGGTTCCCGATCATTCGGCTTACTTATCCAAACAAGTCGTGATATTCACGTTTTAAATAATGAGTTTCACTTAAATCAGCGGGGACTCTATTTAGAACAATCAACGAGTAACAGAATAGAAGGGAACGATTTTTTCCAAAATGAAATCGGCATTGAATTGTGGACATCTTCAACCTCGCATGTATTTATTAAAAATCAATTTAACAACAACAAGGTGCATGCATTAACGGTCGGGGGAGAGTCGAATAATGATTGGTTTGAAAATGGAGTAGGGAATTACTGGAACATGCCGCTGCTCGATTTAAATCAAAATGGTATTGGAGATGACCCGCTTGAATATTCATCATCTTTAAGTGAATTAGTCGAGGAAAATGAACTGGCTTATTTATTTTTATCGAGCCCAGCTATTACGATATATGAAAAAGCGAATGATTTATTAACGCATCAGAAGGTGATGGCATTCGATAAGTACCCCATCATGTCGGAACGTAAACCTATAAATATGACTGGAGTCGGTGTAGGAATTATCCTAGTCAGTGCAGTCGTTTACGTGTATAGAAGGAGAGCATTGCGATGA
- the nosZ gene encoding Sec-dependent nitrous-oxide reductase: protein MTTKRIISAVLGIVAGLLVAVVFFADFNQASENASGDLKSKAEKVYVPYGELDEYYMMSSGGHSGQLFVYGIPSMRKIRTVPIFTPDPATGYGYSKETKEMLGGFTWGDFHHPAISETAGDYDGEFLFANDVGNNRVAAVDLSTFTTVDIMSLPNMGGPHAGVFVTENTEYIALPTRFARPLDNKYADLDKYEEEYKGVVSMTTFDKETKKFDLAYQIVLPPWSYDLSDAGKKMSGDWIVMTTYNSEFATTNLEINASQNDRDYIVLVNWKKLEEEVAAGNYHDVNGAKMIDPRDHKGAIYAVPVAKSPHGVDVTPDGTRYIAAGKLAPMMTVFSFEKTFEAIEKEDFTDEKFGIPVLSYESVMEREVDPPGALGPLHTQFDDKGNAYNTMFISSEIVKWNIETGEVIDRTPSYFSPGHAAAAEGDTVSPDGKWLVSLNKISKDNFLSVGPSHPESMDLIDISGEKMEHIMAVPVDPEPHYAQIVHRDKIKTVTVYEKDENRENSVWKQEDARVERKGDEVHVYGIAMRSRFIFDAQSDRPDAVTVKEGDRVFFHLTNIDLDQDITHGFGINEYDLNFEVQPGQTSTLEFVADKAGVYPIYCTNFCSALHQEMSGYLLVEPK, encoded by the coding sequence TTGACGACGAAACGAATTATATCGGCAGTCTTAGGGATTGTCGCTGGTTTATTGGTTGCGGTTGTGTTTTTCGCTGACTTTAATCAAGCAAGTGAAAATGCTTCTGGTGATTTAAAATCCAAGGCTGAAAAGGTTTATGTGCCATATGGAGAGCTCGATGAATATTACATGATGTCATCCGGAGGACATTCAGGTCAGTTGTTTGTTTATGGAATTCCATCCATGCGTAAAATCCGAACGGTACCTATCTTTACGCCTGACCCTGCTACGGGCTATGGATATTCAAAGGAAACAAAAGAAATGCTTGGCGGTTTTACATGGGGAGATTTTCATCACCCAGCAATATCTGAAACGGCAGGGGACTATGATGGTGAGTTTTTATTTGCAAATGACGTAGGCAACAACCGTGTTGCAGCAGTTGATTTAAGCACATTTACTACAGTCGATATCATGTCGCTGCCAAATATGGGGGGGCCCCATGCGGGTGTTTTTGTCACTGAGAATACGGAATACATTGCACTTCCCACTCGGTTTGCTCGTCCATTAGATAATAAGTATGCAGACTTGGATAAGTATGAGGAAGAATATAAAGGCGTTGTTTCAATGACGACTTTTGATAAGGAAACAAAGAAATTTGACCTTGCTTATCAAATCGTTCTGCCGCCTTGGTCATACGATTTATCAGATGCTGGTAAGAAAATGTCTGGTGATTGGATCGTTATGACAACCTATAACTCGGAATTTGCAACAACAAATCTTGAAATAAATGCCTCTCAAAATGACAGAGATTATATTGTACTTGTTAATTGGAAGAAACTTGAGGAAGAAGTAGCGGCAGGAAATTATCATGACGTAAATGGCGCTAAAATGATTGACCCACGAGACCATAAAGGTGCGATTTATGCCGTTCCTGTAGCGAAATCACCACATGGTGTTGATGTTACGCCAGATGGAACTCGTTATATTGCTGCAGGTAAACTCGCTCCGATGATGACTGTTTTCTCATTTGAAAAGACGTTTGAAGCAATTGAAAAAGAAGACTTTACGGATGAGAAATTTGGGATTCCTGTTCTTTCTTATGAAAGTGTCATGGAACGTGAAGTTGACCCTCCTGGTGCATTAGGACCGTTACACACACAGTTTGACGATAAAGGGAATGCCTATAATACGATGTTCATTTCCTCTGAAATTGTGAAATGGAATATAGAAACAGGCGAAGTAATCGACCGAACACCTTCTTACTTCTCGCCAGGACACGCGGCAGCAGCAGAAGGAGATACTGTATCTCCAGATGGCAAGTGGCTCGTTTCTTTAAATAAAATATCAAAGGATAATTTCTTATCCGTTGGCCCATCTCATCCCGAATCTATGGATTTAATTGATATTTCGGGAGAAAAAATGGAGCATATTATGGCTGTTCCGGTAGATCCTGAGCCGCACTATGCACAAATTGTACACCGAGACAAAATCAAAACAGTAACCGTTTATGAAAAAGACGAAAACAGAGAAAACTCCGTTTGGAAGCAAGAGGATGCACGGGTTGAACGTAAAGGTGATGAAGTACATGTTTACGGAATTGCCATGAGGTCAAGATTTATTTTCGATGCACAATCAGACAGACCTGATGCCGTCACTGTTAAAGAAGGAGATCGTGTCTTCTTCCACTTAACGAACATTGACCTTGACCAAGATATTACACACGGATTTGGAATTAATGAATATGACTTAAATTTTGAAGTGCAACCAGGACAAACAAGTACATTGGAATTTGTTGCCGATAAAGCAGGCGTTTATCCGATTTACTGTACAAACTTCTGTTCAGCACTTCACCAAGAAATGAGCGGTTATTTACTCGTAGAACCTAAGTAA
- a CDS encoding glycerate kinase, with protein sequence MKIVIVPSGFKECLEAEEVALAMERGVRRVEQSIDMEVIPMIDGGEGFAKTIVNIKGGELIYKEVTGPIGEMIESHFGIIVENGKRTAVIEMAAVAGLKLVPRNQRNPLKTTTYGIGELIVAALDLGVDNILIGCGDSGTSDGGAGMAQALGVQFLDKKRQLVDIHGGEDLMKVSSIVTTHLDKRLQDVSINVACNWKNILCGESGVARVFGPQKGATPKQVERLSSALERYAALIQEALGIDVRSLPGSGASGGLGAGLIAFTGAMLHPRFDIIMDYINIEEKISTADLVFTAEGSLDFQTPNGKIPAEVARIAKKNNIPVIAITGTIGKGADLNYRAGIDAYCSIIQKPTSLEEAIQNAPKWIEESTESVFRQVLIGLDVAQKMKLKESV encoded by the coding sequence ATGAAAATTGTAATTGTGCCGTCAGGATTTAAAGAGTGTTTAGAAGCCGAGGAAGTAGCTTTGGCGATGGAACGTGGCGTGAGACGTGTTGAGCAATCTATCGATATGGAAGTTATACCGATGATTGATGGGGGAGAAGGATTTGCAAAGACAATTGTTAACATAAAAGGTGGGGAATTGATTTATAAAGAAGTGACGGGACCAATCGGCGAGATGATTGAGAGTCACTTCGGGATTATTGTGGAGAATGGTAAACGGACTGCCGTTATTGAAATGGCAGCGGTAGCTGGACTAAAACTCGTGCCGAGAAATCAAAGAAACCCTTTGAAAACAACAACCTATGGTATAGGAGAGTTAATTGTTGCAGCACTAGATTTAGGTGTCGACAATATACTGATCGGCTGCGGTGATTCAGGCACGTCAGACGGCGGAGCAGGAATGGCGCAAGCGCTGGGCGTTCAGTTTTTAGATAAGAAAAGACAGCTCGTCGATATCCATGGCGGGGAAGATTTGATGAAGGTGAGTTCAATCGTAACGACTCATTTAGATAAAAGACTACAGGATGTGTCCATTAATGTTGCGTGTAACTGGAAGAATATTTTATGTGGGGAAAGCGGGGTTGCCCGAGTATTTGGACCTCAAAAAGGAGCAACTCCAAAACAAGTTGAACGTCTATCTTCAGCATTAGAACGTTATGCAGCTTTAATTCAAGAGGCATTAGGGATAGACGTTCGTTCATTGCCAGGAAGCGGGGCATCTGGTGGATTAGGTGCAGGACTCATTGCTTTTACGGGAGCCATGTTACATCCACGATTCGATATTATTATGGACTACATAAATATTGAAGAAAAAATTTCAACAGCAGATCTTGTATTTACTGCGGAAGGGAGTTTGGATTTTCAAACGCCAAATGGAAAAATCCCGGCGGAGGTCGCGCGTATTGCGAAAAAAAATAACATCCCAGTCATTGCGATTACCGGAACGATTGGGAAAGGGGCAGATTTAAACTATCGTGCAGGGATAGATGCATATTGCAGCATTATTCAAAAACCGACTTCTTTGGAAGAGGCCATACAAAATGCACCAAAATGGATAGAAGAAAGCACGGAGTCCGTATTCCGACAAGTTTTGATTGGCTTAGATGTTGCACAAAAAATGAAACTTAAAGAAAGCGTGTAA
- a CDS encoding cytochrome C produces the protein MQLKTNGMIFLLAFVLAFAGGYFFFNSGKTEVMQAVTNEQSTKKEVVEEEESQSEEQASAEFEIFNTNSCLSCHAVSSLGLEGGITGPDLSNSYTDIEGKHGVDLDSFLKEPTSAVMTGVIEGNPLSDEDRAEIVDLLKKASEE, from the coding sequence ATGCAATTGAAAACGAATGGAATGATCTTTTTGTTGGCATTTGTCTTAGCTTTTGCAGGTGGATATTTCTTTTTTAATAGCGGTAAGACGGAAGTTATGCAAGCGGTAACAAATGAGCAAAGTACGAAAAAAGAGGTAGTTGAAGAGGAAGAGAGTCAATCAGAGGAGCAAGCTTCTGCAGAGTTTGAAATCTTTAATACGAATAGTTGTCTATCTTGTCATGCAGTTAGTTCTTTAGGGCTCGAAGGCGGAATAACAGGACCAGATTTGTCGAATTCATACACAGATATAGAAGGTAAACACGGCGTAGACTTAGATTCATTTTTAAAAGAACCTACGTCAGCGGTAATGACCGGTGTAATAGAGGGAAATCCGCTTTCAGATGAAGACCGTGCAGAGATTGTTGATTTGTTGAAAAAGGCTTCAGAAGAATAA
- a CDS encoding ABC transporter ATP-binding protein → MIKIENLTHSYAKHQVLDDVNLHILKNERCALVGRNGAGKSTMIHTMLGLIPLQIGSITLGGFSNKKQDWKRVVSYLPEKFNLYPHLTGEENIRFFASLASKRIDDESIDEKLKLVSLYEARNDQITTYSKGMLQRLGLAVMLYYDSDIIILDEPTSGLDPVGRKEILAIIKSLTNKTIMMASHHLNEIEEVCTHVAYLEKGKITKYSIEAFLSVDLKERQQA, encoded by the coding sequence ATGATTAAAATTGAAAACTTAACGCATTCATATGCAAAACATCAAGTTTTAGATGACGTTAACTTACATATTCTGAAAAACGAACGTTGTGCTCTTGTTGGTCGAAATGGTGCGGGTAAATCAACAATGATTCATACAATGCTAGGGTTAATTCCCCTTCAGATTGGCTCTATTACACTAGGCGGATTTTCGAATAAAAAGCAGGACTGGAAGAGAGTGGTTTCTTATCTACCTGAGAAGTTTAATCTGTATCCACATTTAACGGGAGAAGAGAATATTCGCTTTTTCGCTTCACTTGCATCAAAAAGGATTGACGATGAAAGCATTGATGAAAAACTAAAACTCGTTTCACTTTATGAAGCCCGAAATGATCAAATCACGACCTATTCGAAAGGGATGCTTCAGCGGTTAGGGCTTGCGGTGATGTTGTATTATGATTCGGACATTATCATTTTGGATGAACCGACAAGTGGATTAGATCCAGTTGGGCGAAAAGAAATATTAGCCATCATTAAGTCGCTAACGAATAAAACAATTATGATGGCCTCCCATCATCTGAATGAAATTGAAGAAGTTTGTACCCATGTAGCATATTTAGAAAAAGGAAAGATTACAAAATACTCGATTGAAGCGTTTCTTTCAGTCGATTTGAAGGAGAGACAACAGGCATGA
- a CDS encoding FixH family protein, which produces MRRVLLLMIATIMILAGCGASKLDFIVEKAPVYEEEVASEFVLKVTDSAEEVTGLSIEATLEMAKMDHGVIEVFFNDSGDGTYTGNVELPMGGEWIADIRAEKDGKMIEDVLTFDVKER; this is translated from the coding sequence ATGAGAAGAGTTTTGCTACTTATGATTGCGACAATCATGATTTTGGCTGGTTGTGGAGCAAGCAAGTTGGATTTTATAGTTGAAAAAGCACCTGTTTATGAAGAGGAAGTTGCCTCTGAATTTGTTTTGAAAGTAACCGATTCTGCGGAAGAGGTGACGGGATTATCAATCGAAGCGACGCTTGAAATGGCGAAAATGGACCATGGTGTAATTGAAGTGTTTTTCAATGATAGTGGAGATGGAACTTATACAGGCAATGTAGAATTACCAATGGGCGGCGAATGGATTGCTGATATACGAGCAGAGAAAGATGGGAAAATGATAGAGGACGTATTAACTTTCGATGTAAAAGAGAGATGA
- a CDS encoding SLC13 family permease: MKTRMKRKMEKQTRIQTRIQQLTVRSKVIISLHLLFMTAVLLIGALDYRAKVSLFAFLSAMTLWIATKIPAGFVAIGLIVFIILMNAAEPELLYDSLSEEVVWLMIGSFVIGEAVKMSGLAERLTHSILRGSNKKNNLLFGLSSVLFTSAFFVPSTSGRAALSMPIINQLSQGFSYKERSVLAIIAPVIILMSTSATLIGAGSHLIGIGLLESTVNQTISYIQWFIWGVPFAIVVTLFSILVIKWKLWPKDGLKEVENRQSEEEIQCKKSMNGKEKKTIILILFLILGWMTENIHGYDIAFIAMIGAILIMMPKFGIISWKQGISSVSWNLIVFVAAATALGKVLVETGIVKWIEEEMLNVLYLFTGAPEWLIVLIILLVTVTSHLYITSHTTRAIVFIPGLLLFSETIGVNPATVVFLSLIGMNYCVTVPVSSKALLLFYEEGEISYDARDLLRVSAILMPIYIIIVMFFYFSYWQWTGMQL, translated from the coding sequence ATGAAAACGAGAATGAAAAGAAAAATGGAAAAGCAAACTCGTATTCAGACTAGGATTCAACAATTAACGGTAAGATCAAAAGTGATTATTAGTTTACACCTTCTATTTATGACTGCAGTCTTACTAATTGGTGCGTTGGATTACCGTGCAAAAGTTTCTTTATTTGCTTTTTTATCGGCTATGACGTTATGGATTGCAACCAAAATTCCTGCGGGTTTTGTAGCAATTGGTCTCATTGTGTTTATCATTTTAATGAATGCGGCAGAACCGGAATTGTTATACGATTCACTATCTGAAGAAGTTGTATGGCTTATGATAGGGTCTTTTGTTATTGGAGAAGCAGTTAAAATGTCCGGATTGGCAGAACGATTAACACACTCAATATTGAGGGGGTCGAATAAGAAAAACAATTTACTTTTTGGATTAAGTTCAGTGTTATTTACTTCTGCATTTTTCGTTCCCTCAACATCTGGACGAGCAGCTTTATCAATGCCAATTATTAATCAGTTGAGTCAAGGTTTTTCGTATAAAGAACGAAGTGTGTTAGCTATCATAGCACCTGTGATTATATTAATGAGTACGTCAGCAACCTTAATTGGCGCAGGTTCTCATTTAATTGGAATCGGTTTACTGGAGAGTACGGTTAATCAAACCATCTCTTATATTCAGTGGTTTATATGGGGAGTGCCATTTGCAATCGTCGTTACACTGTTTTCGATTCTTGTAATAAAGTGGAAGTTATGGCCAAAGGACGGATTAAAGGAAGTTGAAAACAGACAATCAGAAGAAGAAATCCAGTGTAAAAAGTCGATGAACGGAAAAGAGAAAAAGACAATCATTTTAATTCTATTTTTAATTCTTGGTTGGATGACAGAAAACATACATGGATATGATATAGCGTTTATAGCGATGATAGGTGCAATCCTGATTATGATGCCGAAATTCGGAATCATTAGCTGGAAACAAGGGATAAGTTCAGTCTCCTGGAATTTGATTGTATTTGTTGCTGCGGCAACAGCACTTGGAAAGGTACTAGTAGAAACAGGCATCGTCAAATGGATTGAAGAAGAAATGCTCAATGTACTGTATTTGTTTACAGGCGCTCCGGAATGGCTGATTGTATTGATTATTTTGCTTGTAACTGTGACAAGCCATTTATATATCACTTCACATACAACACGTGCGATTGTTTTTATCCCAGGTTTATTATTATTTAGCGAAACGATAGGGGTTAATCCTGCAACAGTTGTTTTTCTAAGTTTAATAGGGATGAACTATTGTGTTACAGTTCCGGTCAGCTCGAAAGCATTACTTCTCTTTTATGAGGAAGGTGAAATTTCATATGATGCTAGAGATTTATTAAGGGTTAGCGCGATATTAATGCCTATATATATAATAATCGTCATGTTTTTCTATTTTTCTTATTGGCAGTGGACAGGGATGCAATTATGA
- a CDS encoding 5'-methylthioadenosine/adenosylhomocysteine nucleosidase — MKNRMNIKFFTLIILAVFALFGCSTKQDGSTATSSEQPEEQSNTEQSNERVIGIIGAMIEEVEILRDKMEIENTETIAGMEFYQGTLGGENIVLVQSGVGKVNAAACAQALVDHFGADYLINSGVAGGLSPDVTIGDIVISTDAVQHDFDITAFGEKPGIIARMDTSYFEADEKLIQLAQSAAEGLTDDINVYQGRIASGDQFIASPERKEWITENFSPYAVEMEGAAIAHVAFLNEVPFVIIRAISDDAGGEADVKYEDFVKVAAENASKMIEEMIKSASESL, encoded by the coding sequence ATGAAAAACAGAATGAATATTAAATTCTTTACGCTTATTATACTTGCCGTGTTTGCATTATTCGGTTGTTCTACAAAACAAGATGGTTCAACGGCCACTTCATCAGAACAACCAGAAGAACAATCGAATACCGAACAATCAAATGAACGAGTGATTGGGATTATTGGTGCTATGATTGAAGAAGTTGAAATCCTTCGCGATAAAATGGAAATCGAAAATACTGAAACAATCGCTGGAATGGAATTTTATCAAGGAACATTAGGTGGAGAAAATATTGTATTAGTTCAATCAGGTGTTGGAAAAGTGAATGCAGCTGCTTGTGCTCAAGCGCTAGTCGATCATTTTGGAGCTGACTATCTCATTAACTCTGGCGTAGCTGGTGGTCTAAGCCCCGACGTTACCATTGGAGATATCGTTATTTCAACAGATGCGGTTCAACATGATTTCGATATTACGGCATTTGGAGAAAAACCTGGTATCATTGCTCGCATGGACACAAGTTATTTCGAGGCCGATGAAAAGTTAATTCAGCTCGCACAGTCTGCAGCTGAGGGATTAACTGATGATATCAACGTGTACCAAGGAAGAATCGCAAGTGGTGACCAATTCATTGCAAGTCCGGAACGAAAAGAGTGGATTACAGAGAACTTCTCTCCATATGCTGTAGAAATGGAGGGTGCAGCAATCGCTCATGTTGCCTTCTTAAATGAAGTACCGTTTGTAATTATTCGCGCAATTTCGGATGACGCCGGCGGTGAGGCAGATGTAAAGTATGAAGATTTCGTTAAAGTAGCAGCAGAAAACGCTAGTAAAATGATTGAAGAAATGATTAAGTCTGCGAGTGAAAGTCTATAA
- a CDS encoding ABC transporter permease subunit produces MMYIWKEFLEQTRGKGLWFGLGMLMITSIFLIAEARQFPADLGFEALLLSIFDMNIYLIPLFAMFLTSFSIFQEKELKTSMILLTKKESTFTLIFKKSIAIQLVIITAFVSAYFVLALFMKAFLAFHLMSFLHFIIVIMIFLFIFNQVGLFLGVACNTKMQLVGANILTWFFIVFLTDLMFLYFLPAVTFDNLRIFSWIYFLDPIHTLRFYLEANLGLFSLSHMSRLMEKFVFMDSWIFLLINVTLWPSLFFGLTTLFRNGGTVDD; encoded by the coding sequence ATGATGTACATTTGGAAGGAATTTCTTGAGCAAACGCGTGGAAAAGGATTGTGGTTTGGACTTGGTATGCTGATGATCACATCGATATTCCTAATCGCAGAAGCGCGTCAGTTTCCGGCGGATCTTGGATTTGAGGCATTACTGCTATCCATATTCGATATGAACATTTACCTAATCCCATTATTTGCGATGTTTTTAACATCGTTTTCAATTTTCCAAGAGAAAGAATTAAAAACATCGATGATTTTATTGACGAAAAAAGAGTCGACTTTCACGTTGATTTTTAAAAAGTCGATTGCCATACAACTTGTAATTATTACGGCATTTGTTTCTGCATATTTTGTATTGGCGCTCTTCATGAAAGCTTTTTTAGCTTTTCATCTTATGAGTTTCTTGCATTTTATTATCGTAATCATGATTTTCCTCTTTATATTTAACCAAGTCGGGCTCTTCCTTGGTGTTGCCTGTAATACAAAAATGCAATTAGTCGGCGCGAATATTTTAACTTGGTTTTTTATCGTATTTCTAACGGACTTAATGTTCTTGTATTTCTTACCTGCCGTCACATTTGATAATTTACGAATTTTTTCATGGATTTACTTCCTTGACCCGATTCATACATTACGATTTTATTTAGAAGCGAATCTTGGACTCTTTTCCCTATCACATATGTCTCGTTTAATGGAGAAATTTGTGTTTATGGACAGTTGGATCTTCTTGTTAATTAATGTCACTTTGTGGCCGTCACTGTTTTTTGGACTTACAACATTGTTTAGAAACGGGGGGACTGTTGATGATTAA